A portion of the Glandiceps talaboti chromosome 13, keGlaTala1.1, whole genome shotgun sequence genome contains these proteins:
- the LOC144444653 gene encoding histone H2B-like, with product MPFKVSGKAAKKAGKAPPAARSGDKKKRKRRRKESYGIYIYKVMKQVHPDTGISSKAMSIMNSFVNDIFERIATEASRLAHYNKRSTITSREIQTAVRLLLPGELAKHAVSEGTKAVTKYTSSK from the coding sequence ATGCCTTTCAAAGTTAGTGGTAAAGCCGCCAAGAAGGCCGGTAAGGCACCACCAGCTGCCCGTAGTGGTGacaagaagaaaagaaagagaCGAAGGAAGGAAAGCTATGGTATCTACATCTACAAGGTCATGAAGCAGGTTCACCCTGACACTGGTATCTCATCCAAGGCCATGTCTATCATGAACAGCTTCGTCAACGATATCTTCGAACGTATCGCCACTGAAGCTTCCCGCCTTGCCCACTACAACAAGAGATCCACCATCACAAGCAGAGAGATCCAAACTGCTGTACGTCTCTTGCTGCCCGGTGAGCTTGCCAAGCACGCCGTCAGTGAGGGTACCAAAGCCGTCACCAAGTACACCAGTTCCAAGTAA